The genomic DNA CACCGTGGATGGCGAAACTGCCCGGCGGCCTGCTGCACACCAATATTGTCGGCTGCACTGTGTTTGCCGCCGTGTCCGGCTCATCCGCCGCCACCCTGACCACCGTCGGCAAGATGTCGATCCCGGAGTTGCGCGCCCGTAACTACCCGGAAAAAATGATCATCGGCACCCTGGCCGGCGCTGCCACGCTGGGTCTGATGATCCCGCCTTCACTGACCCTCATCGTTTATGGCGTCACGATCAATGAATCGATCACCAAACTGTTCATCGCCGGCATTCTGCCCGGCCTCGTTCTGGCGCTGATGTTCATGGCCTATGCCAGCCTTTACGGCATATTTTCCAAAGATTACAAGCCCACGCCGGAGCCGGAGATGAGCTTGTTGGAGCGGGTCAAGAATTCGCGGTTTCTGATCCCGGTCATCGTTCTTATTCTGATTGTCATCGGCTCCATGTATCTGGGTTACGCCACCGCGACGGAAGCGGCCGCTTTCGGTGTCGTCGGCTCCATGGCACTGGCTGCATTGCAGCGCTCGCTGACCTGGACGAGTTTCACCCAAAGCCTGCTGGGTGCCACCCGCACCTCGGCGATGATCGCGCTGATTCTGGCCGGCGCTGCCTTTTTGTCGCTATCGATGGGGTTCACCGGCCTGCCCCGCGCACTTGCCAGTTTCATCGCATCGCTGGATTTGTCACGCTTTGAACTGCTGATGGCGCTACTGGTGTTCTACATTATCATCGGCTGTTTTCTGGATGGCATTTCCAGCGTGGTGCTGACCATTGCCGTCGTTGAACCGATGATCCGCCAGGCCGGAATTGATGTCATCTGGTTCGGCATATTTATCGTCGTCGTCGTGGAAATGGCGCAGATCACGCCGCCGATCGGCTTCAACCTGTTTGTGCTGCAGGGCATGACCCATCACGAAATGAACTATATTGCAAAAGCCGCCCTGCCGATGTTCGGCATTATGGTGGTGATGGTGTTTGTGCTGATTTTCTTCCCGGACATTGCAACATGGCTGCCGGAAAACATGCGTCAGCGCTGACGCCAGCGCATGTTCTGACATCCCTGTCAGGTGAATCGCATCAGGCGGGACGCGATTTTACGCCATCGGAAAACAGGCTCTTGCCGTTCTGATCGATGATCTGACGGCCCTTCACCAGGGTGAATTTGACCGCCTCATCCTGGCCGGTAAATGTGTCGGCACGCACGAAGCTCCGCTCATAAGTCTCACCATCAAGTTCCTTTGTAATCGTTCCAGCCACACGCCAGCTGCCACCGGCATTCTGTGGTGCCGGTGCAATCATGCAGCCCTCATAGGGTTCTGCTTCATGGGCAACGGATCCGCCCTCACCGCCGCCAAACAGTTTTTTAAAGAATCCTGCCATGTCCACTCCGTTCATCGTCTGATTTTCTCTGTCCGGCACGTTCTGTCTGTTCGGCCGATACGACGGCATTGCCAGCCGGGTGTGAAGCTACCCTAGATGCTTTCTCGCCCACATTGAAGCATTTGATGACGCCGATCACTGCAGCGCAGACCGAAAACCGGCTTGCGCACCTTTTGGGCATCGCTACACTCAAGATGAGGCCACGATGACCAAGGCGCACAGTGTGCCTTGCCGTCATATCCGGTCAGATGCTTCAAAGGAAACCGGAACCGATCTATGCCACAAACACGTATACCGGAAACACGTATAATTGCCATGTGGTCCGGCCCGCGCAATCTGTCAACGGCAATGATGCGCAGCTTCGAAAACCGGGCTGACACGCAAGTCTGGGACGAACCGTTTTACCCGGCCTATCTGAAAGACACCGGCCTGCCGCATCCGATGGCGGCGCAGGTCATGGCTGCCGGTAATACTAGCTGGTCAAGTGTTGTGAAGGCCTGTCTTCAGCCAGACACTGCTGCTCCGGTGCTGTATCAAAAACACATGACCCATCACATGCTGCCGGCCTATGACCGCAAATGGATTGG from Pararhizobium sp. IMCC3301 includes the following:
- a CDS encoding HlyU family transcriptional regulator, translating into MAGFFKKLFGGGEGGSVAHEAEPYEGCMIAPAPQNAGGSWRVAGTITKELDGETYERSFVRADTFTGQDEAVKFTLVKGRQIIDQNGKSLFSDGVKSRPA
- a CDS encoding TRAP transporter large permease, coding for MEFAATGVFLFVLFLLLGSGVWVGLALLGVAFVGMELFTSRPAGDAMMTTIWSASSSWTLTALPMFIWMGEILFRTRLSEDMFKGLSPWMAKLPGGLLHTNIVGCTVFAAVSGSSAATLTTVGKMSIPELRARNYPEKMIIGTLAGAATLGLMIPPSLTLIVYGVTINESITKLFIAGILPGLVLALMFMAYASLYGIFSKDYKPTPEPEMSLLERVKNSRFLIPVIVLILIVIGSMYLGYATATEAAAFGVVGSMALAALQRSLTWTSFTQSLLGATRTSAMIALILAGAAFLSLSMGFTGLPRALASFIASLDLSRFELLMALLVFYIIIGCFLDGISSVVLTIAVVEPMIRQAGIDVIWFGIFIVVVVEMAQITPPIGFNLFVLQGMTHHEMNYIAKAALPMFGIMVVMVFVLIFFPDIATWLPENMRQR